One genomic window of Papaver somniferum cultivar HN1 unplaced genomic scaffold, ASM357369v1 unplaced-scaffold_150, whole genome shotgun sequence includes the following:
- the LOC113335927 gene encoding uncharacterized protein LOC113335927 encodes MHVAVDLDYPNQKMFHPLPPSLGPGVYLGEVERETSFVRDDLWYGTFVGTNPETFVQADGAFVAFADSLDISNVTTTVKGVGEIGDVKTIDLRSPINSLVGKQVVKVGRSSGLTTGTIIAYAHDYDDKRGICFFTDFLVVGDNQQAFHLEGDSGSLILLTGEEDEKPRPIGIIWGGTGNHGQMKLKVGQPPENWTSGVDLGRLLNLLELDLITTSDGLREAVQEQRSALAAFADSMGGKSAFAEGRLPKLPLDFDLEQFPTEDCTCLGENRFLVHNEFH; translated from the exons ATGCATGTAGCGGTTGATCTTGACTACCCAAATCAGAAGATGTTTCATCCATTGCCTCCTAGCCTTGGACCTGGGGTGTATCTGGGAGAAGTGGAAAGGGAAACATCTTTCGTTAGAGACGATCTTTGGTATGGCACCTTTGTTGGAACAAACCCAG AGACATTTGTTCAAGCTGATGGGGCCTTCGTTGCTTTTGCTGATAGTTTAGATATCTCCAATGTGACTACGACTGTGAAGGGTGTAGGCGAGATTGGGGATGTTAAAACTATAGATTTGCGATCTCCAATCAACAGCCTCGTTGGGAAGCAAGTGGTGAAGGTTGGAAGAAGCTCCGGCTTGACTACTGGGACGATAATCGCCTATGCACATGATTACGATGATAAGAGGGGTATCTGCTTCTTCACTGATTTTCTTGTTGTGGGTGATAACCAACAAGCCTTTCATCTTGAAGGGGATAGTGGGAGTCTCATCCTTTTAACAGGAGAGGAAGATGAGAAGCCAAGGCCCATTGGGATCATATGGGGTGGAACAGGAAATCATGGGCAAATGAAGCTGAAAGTTGGCCAACCTCCTGAGAATTGGACTAGTGGAGTTGATCTTGGTCGTCTTCTTAATCTTCTTGAACTCGATCTGATAACAACCAGTGATGGACTTCGAG AAGCAGTGCAAGAGCAAAGAAGTGCATTAGCAGCATTTGCAGATTCCATGGGTGGAAAGTCTGCTTtcgcagaaggaagattacctaAGCTGCCTTTGGATTTCGACCTCGAACAATTCCCAACTGAAGATTGCACCTGTTTAGGGGAGAACCGGTTCCTTGTGCATAATGAGTTCCATTAA
- the LOC113335840 gene encoding uncharacterized protein LOC113335840 — MSLQLATPSLVINPFNISESFRLIRWVKKVHMETLYLDGKSDVWFQYYQIGKGILYWEDFIIDVCTRFKELIHDSVIGEFNKLDQTNIVLDYQEQFEQLKAIILAKNPSLPEDYFIQSFISGLKEYIRLVVQMFTPSILQQAIFLARRQECIMDRASRNQPKFSTRFNSGGKTLTVPNKPSAVTPLVTTPTVTSPTTSPKMQPVKKLTYAEMRPKGKKGLCYNCDELYIKCHKYNKQQLYMMVADEEEGLHFMEIGEGSSPTIVELEEDMEILVHALAGNISPTNIKIKGLVKKQCLAILVDNGSTHSFLDPAAAKRSDSLITPTPTLQITVADGNKFLSQAKCAAFNWSMQGHTFSHDLHILELGGYDMVLGVEWMRELSHMVFDFKKMLIKFQHQGREIELVGHKEEAALSQMSGTMIRRLLKKGKQGFIGQFFFVCCHTTRGH, encoded by the exons ATGAGTCTTCAACTAGCAACACCTTCACTGGTTATCAACCCCTTCAACATCAGCGAATCATTCAGACTCATCAGATGGGTGAAG AAGGTGCACATGGAAACTCTGTACTTGGATGGCAAATCAGATGTTTGGTTCCAATACTACCAAATAGGTAAGGGTATTTTGTATTGGGAAGATTTTATTATTGATGTTTGTACTCGGTTTAAAGAATTAATCCATGATAGTGTTATAGGAGAATTTAATAAGCTAGATCAAACCAATATAGTCTTGGATTATCAAGAGCAGTTTGAGCAACTAAAGGCCATAATATTAGCTAAGAATCCATCTCTGCCAGAAGATTATTTCATCCAAAGTTTTATTAGTGGACTGAAGGAATATATACGATTAGTAGTGCAAATGTTTACTCCTTCAATCTTGCAGCAAGCTATTTTTCTGGCTAGGAGACAGGAGTGTATCATGGACAGGGCTTCTAGGAATCAGCCAAAGTTTTCTACCAGATTTAATTCTGGGGGTAAGACATTAACAGTTCCCAACAAACCTTCAGCTGTGACTCCACTAGTTACTACCCCAACTGTTACTAGTCCCACTACAAGTCCTAAGATGCAACCTGTGAAGAAACTTACTTATGCTGAAATGCGACCAAAAGGGAAGAAGGGACTTTGCTACAATTGCGACGAGTTGTACATAAAATGTCATAAATATAATAAACAACAGTTATATATGATGGTGGCTGATGAAGAGGAAGGATTACATTTTATGGAAATAGGAGAAGGTTCTAGTCCAACAATTGTGGAGttggaagaagacatggagatCTTAGTGCATGCACTGGCTGGTAACATCTCTCCTACTAATATCAAGATTAAGGGACTAGTCAAGAAGCAATGCCTCGCCATCTTGGTCGACAATGGAAGTACTCACAGCTTCTTGGACCCTGCAGCTGCCAAGAGGAGTGATAGTCTCATCACTCCTACCCCAACTTTACAGATTACTGTTGCTGATGGCAACAAATTTCTCAGTCAGGCCAAATGTGCTGCTTTTAACTGGAGTATGCAAGGGCATACCTTTTCTCATGATTTACATATCCTAGAACTAGGTGGGTATGATATGGTCCTTGGTGTGGAATGGATGCGCGAACTGAGTCATATGGTTTTTGACTTCAAGAAGATGTTGATCAAATTCCAACACCAAGGTAGAGAGATTGAATTGGTAGGGCATAAGGAGGAAGCTGCTCTTTCGCAAATGTCAGGCACTATGATACGCAGGCTCCTCAAGAAAGGCAAGCAAGGTTTTATTGGGCAATTTTTTTTTGTCTGCTGCCACACAACCAGAGGACATTGA